The following coding sequences lie in one Phalacrocorax aristotelis chromosome 2, bGulAri2.1, whole genome shotgun sequence genomic window:
- the TMEM170B gene encoding transmembrane protein 170B: MKVEAGDNSMINLSVQQVLSLWAHGTVLRNLTEMWYWVFLWALFSSLFVHGAVGVLMFVMLQRHRQGRLISVIVVSVGFLGSVTGAMITSAAVAGIYRVAGKNMAPLEALVFGVGQTVLTLIISFSRILATL; the protein is encoded by the exons ATGAAGGTGGAAGCGGGAGATAACTCCATGATCAACCTGTCGGTGCAGCAAGTGCTGAGCCTGTGGGCGCACGGCACCGTCCTCCGCAACCTCACCG AGATGTGGTACTGGGTTTTCCTCTGggctctcttctcctctctctttgTCCATGGTGCTGTGGGAGTATTAATGTTTGTGATGCTGCAGAGGCATAGGCAGGGGAGGCTGATCTCTGTCATTGTGGTCAGCGTTGGATTTCTGGGCTCTGTAACTGGAGCAATGATAACCA GTGCTGCAGTAGCTGGAATTTACAGAGTAGCAGGAAAGAATATGGCTCCCTTAGAAGCTCTTGTCTTTGGTGTTGGACAGACAGTACTGACATTAATTATCTCATTTTCAAGAATTCTTGCAACACTTTGA